The following proteins come from a genomic window of Trifolium pratense cultivar HEN17-A07 linkage group LG4, ARS_RC_1.1, whole genome shotgun sequence:
- the LOC123924411 gene encoding transcription factor GTE1-like, whose product MAMDLKPYHLENFQNTVDQIQTEVDKLEKQVSEVQQYYGSSGNVQGNNSKGSSVVKEKGRDKLFAGTKTSLQDASASGTENPAAKRMQELMRQFSTILRQITQHKWAWPFLEPVDVKGLGLHDYYEYIDKPMDFSTIKSKMEAKDGTGYKNVREIYADVRLIFKNAMKYNDEKHDVHVMAKTLMEKFEEKWLLMLPKVAEEEKRQTEEESQAQLEIHRAQEMTYAKMTTDLSNELNEVEIRLKQLREMAIKNCRKLSAGEKKSLAADIARLSAENLIRALEIVAETNPNFRHTENEVELDFNAQSDYTLWRLKLFVKRALEDEQKNSGGTFGNQNTDEKRNNSRKRRDFCDDSAKNLSKTRKLSTF is encoded by the exons ATGGCGATGGACCTAAAACCATACCATTTGGAGAATTTTCAGAATACTGTTGACCAAATTCAAACCGAAGTTGACAAG CTTGAGAAGCAAGTGAGTGAGGTTCAACAATACTATGGATCCTCTGGTAATGTTCAAGGCAATAATTCTAAAGGCAGTTCAGTTGTAAAAGAGAAGGGCCGGGATAAACTTTTTGCTGGCACTAAAACATCGCTGCAAGATGCATCAGCATCGGGTACGGAAAACCCTGCTGCAAAGAGGATGCAGGAGCTAATGCGCCAGTTTTCCACAATATTGCGTCAG ATCACTCAGCACAAGTGGGCTTGGCCCTTTCTGGAACCTGTAGATGTAAAAGGTCTCGGGCTTCACGACTATTATGAG TATATTGATAAGCCCATGGACTTCAGCACGATAAAAAGTAAAATGGAAGCTAAGGATGGCACTGGATATAAGAATGTACGGGAGATATACGCAGATGTTAGGTTGATATTTAAGAATGCCATGAAATACAACGATGAAAAACATGATGTCCATGTTATGGCAAAGACATTGAtggaaaaatttgaagaaaaatggCTTCTTATGTTACCCAAAGTCGCTGAAGAG GAAAAGAGACAAACAGAAGAAGAGTCACAAGCCCAACTAGAGATTCATCGTGCTCAGGAGATGACCTATGCCAAGATGACTACAGATTTAAGCAATGAG CTTAATGAGGTTGAAATACGTTTGAAGCAACTCAGAGAAATGGCCATTAAGAATTGCAG GAAACTATCTGCTGGAGAGAAGAAATCACTTGCGGCTGATATCGCCAGATTGTCTGCTGAAAACCTCATAAGGGCATTGGAGATAGTTGCTGAGACCAACCCAAACTTCCGACATACTGAGAATGAGGTGGAGCTTGACTTCAATGCCCAG AGTGACTACACACTATGGAGGCTAAAGCTTTTTGTGAAACGTGCCCTAGAAGATGAACAGAAAAATTCTGGAGGCACATTTGGTAACCAAAATACAGATGAGAAAAGAAACAATTCTCGAAAAAGGCGAGACTTTTGTGATGATTCTGCGAAAAACCTATCAAAGACCAGAAAATTGTCAACATTTTGA